tccaaaaacaaattcaacatccacttcaaacaaaattttccctcctctataaaatttttaaatacgtgaagaaaaaaatatatatatataaatatgccttttcctcaaaattttcagaatatttatatatatatatatttatttatttatttttcccttcCTGCCCTTCTTCCTTGATATCGATCAAGACTTCCCAGTGAAGCCAGGCGGCGGCGAGGTCTGAGAGGAATGGACAGCCGAGCAGCAGAGAGGaagaaccctaaccctaaccctaaccctaactggGCGCAGCTCCAGAAGAAGCTGAAATCTCATCGCCCCAGACCATCCCCCACCACCAACTCCACTGCGGAGGAATCAGCGACCTCATCGGTGTTGGGCAAGCGCAAGGAGAGGCCGGGGTCGGAGCCGGAGCCGGAGCCTGAGGTATCTCCGGCTTCCGTTCTATCGCCGACGTCGGATGATTGCAGGTTATCTCGGCTTTTGTTCGTGATCCTTCCTGgttttttaatcttgtttgtATTGTTGCTTATATTGTGTGGCTTGGCAGTTTGACGAAGGCGTTAGCTATGGATTGTGAGATGGTCGGAGTGAGCTCCGATGGTAGCAAGAGCGCTCTTGGGAGGGTCACTCTGGTGCTTTATCCTTCTCCCATATAAATTTCTCAGAattctttacttttttattgttttgagtaTGATTTGGTAGTGACATGCTTTTTGAGATTGGAAAGACTAACTCGTGTTATTAGATATAAACCTGAATGTATATGTTtgttgaagaagaaggaaaggctATGCATTGTCTTTCTATGATCAGAGCAGCAGTAAGATGCATTTTGCAAGCCTTAAACAATGTTCGGgaatgtattttaattttatcttagtGACATTAGATGTTTTTTGGGATATTCTTCATCTCATGAACAATGAtgtcattgaatttttttttggagaaaacaTGTACATTAAATGTACATTAAGCCCAAAATGGCCTTTTGGATCAAATTATCAGAGAGCAATAGCATGCTTAAGTAGCATACTGATGGTTATCTTGAGATAGGCTTGTATAAACctatgaaaacaaaagtttGATGGGTGACTAGTAGGCATACAACTATCGGATTATTGAGTTAGAGGAAAATGATTTGGGACAATCTAATGTTCCATCAGAGATGGTTCTTATTTGAAGAGTGGGCTGTAATATTCAAGTGGCTTAGCGATGATAATCTTGGTTTGATTATCGGAAAGCTATGAAAGCAAAACTTACTTGTAAAACTAGAGGGAATACTATAGAATTGAGTGGTTTATGCAAGCAAAGACTAATTTGAGATACGTTGGTTTGCCGGCAAGGATTAGTGGCTTACATTTGTGTTAAAGGTGgagaaagaaaatgagagaacCAAAGTAGTGAAATAAAGGTCTTCATAAGAAGTTCAAAGAAGCATCTATAAATGGTTGTATTGGAAGGCAAAATTATAATAGCTGAACATAGTCATTAAATTAAGTTGTAATAATTGGAAGAGCCATATTGGTTAAGCTGGAAGTAGCTCatgttaatttttcatttatatgggcgggtattttcttttctttcatatgTTTGGGTTGCTTATGATAAATTCTCATCTTCCCAGTAGGGTGCTCGAGGCTGGGTCTTTATAATCCATTAAAGCTCCTTGCCCTGGTGAACCAAGATATCAATGAGTTGTTGATAAAATGCCTATGAAGGATAGGTACACTTAGAACTGTTGGTTTCAGGGTTTTACCACATAGCGATCAATTCCTTAATCAATTTGTTGCTAGTTGGGCATCCAGAAGAGTGTCCTTGTGCATTGATAAGAATCAGCTGATTTATAATTGGAAGTATATCTAAGCATTAATCCGCATATCCTCAAGAATTATCGGTATCATACACATGCATGGAGAAGTTCTGTTGCCTCCACTGATGAACCACCAATTCAGACCTCTAAAGGAGACCTTTTGCAAGGGTGAAGCATGTGATAGTTTCATGAAATTCATTGTTAAAATTTCATGGCAGTTTCCTGTGTGCATGATAATCATCAAGATTCTTTATTCTCAGGAACTGTCTGGATCATAGTGTTATATCATCCGTGTTTTGTTGCACGCCACATGTATTAACCTATCTTCATGTCATTTTACCTGCCAACTTTCACTTAAAGAAGTTTAGCAGATCATGTGGctgcttttaaatatttattttgaataccTGAACTCTCCAGTTGAATTTCATTCTGTTAAAGCACTGCTTATCTgtcatttcatttttctcatgtGTTCTTCTTTGTGATTGCTCTGTTTTTCATGCAGGTTAATACATGGGGTAATGTTGTGTATGATGAATATGTCCGGCCGATCGAGCGAGTTGTTGATTTTCGTACAAAAATCAGTGGGATCCATCCCAGTCATTTGAAGAAAGGTTTAAATTCAGggcctcaatttttttatttttttattttttatttttgctttggttAATTACTGTTTAATTCCGAGTGATCTATAAttcctttttaatttgttggcaGCTAAAAAGTTCTGGGTTGTACAGAAGGAAGTAGCAGACATGATCAAGGGAAGGGTCCTTATAGGCCATGCTTTGCACAATGATCTCAAGGTTGTAGTCACCTAGGTATCTTTTTCACTGTTATTCTTAGTGAGGCACTCCTAGCTGAAGTATTTATGCTTTTACAATTTTCATCTTCAGGTACTATTATTGAGTCATCCAAAGAGGGATATACGGGATACATCAGCATATCAGCCTCTACAGAGGTGCCTCtttcttttaaaacatttttctcATATGATATGTGAAATTTTCTCTAGGTTCCATTctgttttaataatttgtttaactatcaagtCAGGGAAGGCCGAAGAAGAGCACTCAAGGATCTTGCAGATGAGGTTCTTGGTGTCAAGATACAACGGAGACAGCACTGTCCTGTAAGTGAAATTCTGTTGATTAGTGTTCTCTAACTATCATTCTATAGTTTTACCTGATAAAGAACTCCAGTGAAGTACTCTATTACTACTATACTGTCAGagctctctctctttttaatgTATAATGCTATAGTGCATGACTGATTATTTAGTTTTACCTAGTGAAGTTCTCCAATTACAATGATTGCACTTCCAgggctctctttctctctctctctatctatatatatatatatcacacatatatattttttttcaaggtCCTTGATCCTTATCACATTTAGCCAATTACATTTAAGACTCCTATAAGTTTTGGATAATAACTTGCCAATCTGTTTATGTGACTATTCAGATAGAGGATGCCCGAGCAGCCATGCTCATCTATAAGAAACACAAGAAAGAATGGGAGAAGAGTATTAAGGGGCACTTCaggttgaagaagaagaagcttaaAAACAAGAGCAAGAAGAATCCAGCAAATAGAAACAAACTTTTTATGCAACATGATGGTGAGACTACCACAGGTTAGTAACTCAGCATGGTTTTTGAAAGATGCACCAAGCTACTCACCTTCATAGCTCAGGCATTGTGTTCAATATTAACCATTGTTCTTGCATGCCCACTTGCTAGCAAGTAGCCAAGTTTGTTTTGGAAGATGCACTAAACTATGCTCTACACGCCTTCATAGCTCAGACATTGTTTtcaaagttaattattgttCTTGCATGCCCATTTGCTAGCGAGTAGCCAAGTTTTGACCACTGATGATTTTGTGTTTTCTGTGCCACATGTGAAAACCGAATGGTCAATTGGCATAATCCACACTTCCTAGTCATGTGTCTTTATCAGGTTGTATTTTGTAGTATCTATTAAACTCTCATAGTTATGCATTCATATCGGCTCGGAAATACTAATATATCGATACCAATCAAGTTGATTGTTATTTTGTCGTAATATTGAGGGTGTATAGTGTAAATGAAATGACTATTGACTAATCTTAGATATGTGGAATTGACAGATATAAGTGCCTAAATTGCTTATTGATCAATTCTACTGATTTAGACAATTAGTCTGTGATAACAAGAATGGTTGTATTAGTGGTCTTGTATTATTTGCCTTGGTAATCttcattgttttatatataatatgccaATGTTTATATGCGTATATATTAAAATTGCATGTTCAATATTCGGTTATAAATCAGTGCCATAAAATAATTtgtcatttttaaattaatttattcaattatttttctccAAATCAACTATGGCCTAAAAATCTTATTCTCTTCTTTGCTTTATATTTCCTTGAATTTTGTGTCTGGGTTAAgctaaatttgatttgattaatattaatcaaaataagattatatattaatattattatatttaaaaattattagttaataaatttatttgttgatttattaaaaatggaGTATTTGCTAACCTACATTATTACTGGATAACCTGTGTTATCATCCAACTAATTGCACTTGTGTTTGGCCACTAGTACGACTCTTTggttgaaattttgaatttcttttgtGGAATGAGATTTAATTTTTGGTCAAGTATAGCCAGCTAACTTCAATAAATGGCGTGAAGACCAGAAGTGATGGTGGGTCTGGTTATTATGTGGCTCACATTGGGCAAACTGTTAGATGATTTGAATGAATGATATGAATGAATTATTGGGtttgaaatttcaattaaaacgtTTAACACACGTGGACACCTTCCGGGAATTCGGGAATTAGGGTGTTTCTCTGGAGAGAAACGTAATGCTaataatttgatgtttaatgtCTTGTCAAAATGTATTGGAAAAAACTTCAAAACTGaactttttattgaattttcagGTAAATAACAAATAGTTCCGGAAAATTCACTTTCACCATAAgaactaaaaactaaaattaaacaaatcctAATGAATCTTATTAACTCCTAATATAGTACACACTATAGTGGCTTAATTATTAATGTGCTCAACTATGTATGTTCTACgaacgtttttttttttatgtttcttctatatattatatttatataagatccacaaattataaatttataaccaCACTATTGACTCAGAATTAAttcaacctttttttaattttatattcatCTATGCTAAAGACCTAAAAATCACTTGGAGAATATTTTCattgtaaaataaattacaaatttataaaaataatttataaaaaatattctagaaaccaattaaaaatattttcatcaaaataatagCCTCTCCACAAAGAATATTCAAACGTCAAAAAACACCATCTGGACATCTTAACAAAATTTCAGAGAACATTCAGTAACTAATCAAAAAAATTCCATACGACCAACTAAATCAAGCTACCAACTCAGTGAGCTCCACTCTATAAATACATGCACCCACTTTGGCAACTCCATGAGACAGCTTTGCAGAGCTTAAAACCATAATAACAATGGCAACACCAATCAAGAAACAAGAATTCACAGCTGAAGAGCTTCTCCAAGCTCAAGCTCAAGTGTTTCACCATGTCTATGCTCAAATTGGCGCTATGTCCCTCAACTGTG
The sequence above is a segment of the Dioscorea cayenensis subsp. rotundata cultivar TDr96_F1 unplaced genomic scaffold, TDr96_F1_v2_PseudoChromosome.rev07_lg8_w22 25.fasta BLBR01001280.1, whole genome shotgun sequence genome. Coding sequences within it:
- the LOC120256060 gene encoding RNA exonuclease 4, coding for MDSRAAERKNPNPNPNPNWAQLQKKLKSHRPRPSPTTNSTAEESATSSVLGKRKERPGSEPEPEPEVSPASVLSPTSDDCSLTKALAMDCEMVGVSSDGSKSALGRVTLVNTWGNVVYDEYVRPIERVVDFRTKISGIHPSHLKKAKKFWVVQKEVADMIKGRVLIGHALHNDLKVLLLSHPKRDIRDTSAYQPLQREGRRRALKDLADEVLGVKIQRRQHCPIEDARAAMLIYKKHKKEWEKSIKGHFRLKKKKLKNKSKKNPANRNKLFMQHDGETTTG